The proteins below come from a single Eriocheir sinensis breed Jianghai 21 chromosome 11, ASM2467909v1, whole genome shotgun sequence genomic window:
- the LOC126996916 gene encoding solute carrier family 23 member 1-like produces MARSRADTRTETIAPDNTITTTTTTMEFTTIDTQDSPPPPPEAPPPPLDTTNTKLIYSTEESPPWGHCILLAFQHYLAFIGGTIATPLLVVSYMCMEPSDTSRGDIVSTIIFVSGLITILQTTFGIRLPIIQGANFAYVAPSITILATSFPPCDTLDLSSLTEDEKREQWQIRMRELQGAIAVSAVLQVFLGLSGAVGILMRFVTPLTIVPSVTMLGLSLFSVGTKQASSHWGISAFTLVLLVVVSQYLKNVKVPHPSYSRAKGMHLVRSPVFTYFPLLLVMCVSWTVCGILTAYDILPEGSLARTDATGGLLRDASWFRIPYPGQWGTPTVGMGAVVGMTASVIASIVESIGDYHACAKLSERVTPPVHAVTRAVACEGIGCVLAGLFGTASGTASYTGNIILVGITRVASRRVIQVSGVLMLLTGVCGKFCAAFATIPLPVLGSCLMFMFALVTGVGLSPLQHVSLQSKRNTFIIGFSLVVALAIPDWLERHPNTIQSGWHVVDQGVTSLLNTSMFLGGMMGMILDNTMPGTIEERGLTHWQYYQQGRAPSKDPADPCYDLPFGTTYIRRWRWTKWVPFLPTFRGCHGRQRDEAKTAEPRREDGPRGCLQNARDACRGRCCCSW; encoded by the exons ATGGCGCGTTCAAGAGCAGACACCAGAACTGAAACCATCGCACctgacaacaccatcaccaccaccaccaccaccatggaatTCACCACCATCGACACGCaggattcaccaccaccaccaccagaagcaccaccaccaccgcttgaCACCACCAATACCAAGCTCATCTACAGCACGGAGGAGTCACCACCGTGGGGCCATTGCATACTCCTGGCTTTCCAACACTATCTGGCTTTCATCGGGGGGACCATAGCCACGCCCCTCCTGGTAGTGTCCTATATGTGTATGGAGCCCAGTGATACCAGTCGAGGGGATATTGTCTCAACCATAATCTTTGTCTCCGGGTTGATCACAATTCTCCAGACGACCTTTGGGATTAG GTTGCCGATCATACAAGGGGCCAACTTCGCCTACGTCGCCCCGTCCATTACCATCCTGGCCACAAGCTTCCCCCCCTGCGACACGCTTGACCTGAGCAGCCTGACGGAGGACGAGAAACGGGAGCAGTGGCAGATAAGGATGAGAGAACTGCAGGGGGCCATTGCCGTGTCTGCTGTGCTTCAAGTGTTCCTGGGATtgtctg GCGCCGTGGGTATCCTGATGCGCTTCGTCACGCCCCTCACCATCGTGCCCTCCGTCACCATGCTGGGCCTCTCGCTCTTCTCCGTGGGCACCAAGCAAGCCTCCTCCCACTGGGGCATCTCGGCGTT TACcctggtgttgctggtggtggtgtcgcAGTACCTCAAGAACGTGAAGGTCCCGCACCCCAGCTACAGCCGCGCTAAAGGCATGCACCTCGTTCGATCCCCAGTCTTCACCTACTTCCCC ctcctccTGGTCATGTGTGTGTCCTGGACCGTGTGTGGCATCCTGACGGCGTACGATATCCTACCCGAAGGATCTCTAGCAAGGACTGATGCCACGGGGGGACTCCTGCGGGACGCCTCGTGGTTCAGGATACCCTACCCAG gcCAGTGGGGCACCCCGACCGTCGGCATGGGCGCCGTTGTGGGCATGACAGCCAGCGTTATCGCCTCTATTGTGGAGAGCATCGGCGACTATCACGCTTGCGCTAAACTGTCGG aGAGAGTCACACCGCCTGTCCACGCCGTCACGAGGGCTGTTGCGTGCGAGGGTATTGGGTGCGTCCTGGCTGGGCTCTTCGGGACGGCCAGCGGTACAGCATCCTACACCGGGAACATTATCCTCGTGGGCATTACCAGG GTAGCCAGTCGTCGGGTGATCCAGGTAAGCGGGGTGCTGATGCTCCTGACGGGTGTGTGTGGGAAGTTCTGCGCCGCCTTCGCCACCATCCCGCTCCCCGTCCTCGGCTCCTGTCTCATGTTCATGTTCGCTCTCGTCACCGGGGTTGGACTGTCCCCCCTCCAGCATGTCTCCCTGCAGTCTAAGAGGAACACCTTTATCATTGGGTTTTCTCTCGTGGTGGCGCTGGCCATTCCTGAT TGGCTGGAGCGTCACCCCAACACGATCCAGAGTGGGTGGCACGTGGTTGACCAGGGCGTGACCTCCCTGCTGAATACCTCCATGTTCCTGGGCGGCATGATGGGTATGATCCTGGACAACACCATGccgg GTACCATAGAGGAGCGGGGCCTCACCCACTGGCAGTATTACCAGCAAGGGCGGGCACCCTCCAAGGACCCCGCTGACCCCTGCTACGATCTCCCCTTCGGCACGACATACATCAGGag GTGGCGGTGGACAAAGTGGGTTCCCTTCCTGCCCACCTTCCGGGGCTGTCACGGCAGGCAGCGGGACGAAGCCAAGACTGCTGAACCGCGGAGAGAGGATGGACCGAGGGGAT GCTTACAAAACGCGCGCGATGCTTGCAGGGGGCGATGTTGTTGTTCCTGGTGA